From a single Desulfuribacillus alkaliarsenatis genomic region:
- the tig gene encoding trigger factor — MGVKLEKIGPNRVKLEIEASAELVNKGLDFALTKGIGEDALLNEALNHIIPEVYEAAVQETGITPISKADIFIIEAAKDQPLRFSAEVFIKPEIKLGKYKGLETTKDKALTVTDAEIEKELLRYRQGNAKTEVVEDGEVLTGDIVKIDFEGFKDGVAFAGGSSENYSLEIGSGSFIPGFEEQVIGMKLNEEKDIEVVFPENYHAEDLAGAPVTFKVRVNEITRKQIAELDDEFAKTISDFNTIAELKEDVRKVLLARKEATANKYKREQLVKQAVNNATFELDEQMIDAEVKRMVRDFENQAKAHGTTLEGYLEQTNQTLESFETQFRDEAQNRLESHLVLQEIASVENIEVTEDEINNEVLVIAKTYNKQPEEIQALLENKDNANSLKSELAMRKAEALLVEHSESK, encoded by the coding sequence ATGGGTGTTAAGTTAGAAAAAATAGGACCAAACAGAGTGAAGTTGGAGATTGAGGCTAGTGCAGAGCTAGTCAATAAAGGTTTAGACTTCGCCCTCACCAAAGGGATCGGAGAAGACGCATTGCTCAATGAAGCACTTAATCATATTATACCTGAAGTATATGAAGCTGCAGTGCAAGAAACTGGTATTACTCCAATATCGAAAGCAGACATATTCATTATTGAAGCTGCTAAGGATCAGCCTTTACGTTTTTCTGCTGAGGTATTTATTAAGCCTGAAATTAAACTTGGAAAATATAAAGGTCTAGAGACAACAAAAGATAAGGCATTAACAGTAACAGACGCTGAAATTGAGAAAGAGTTATTAAGATATAGACAAGGTAATGCAAAGACTGAAGTGGTTGAAGATGGAGAAGTCCTAACAGGCGATATTGTTAAAATAGACTTTGAAGGCTTTAAAGACGGGGTCGCATTTGCTGGCGGATCTTCTGAAAACTATTCATTAGAGATTGGTTCTGGGAGTTTTATTCCTGGTTTTGAGGAACAGGTTATAGGAATGAAGCTGAACGAAGAGAAGGATATTGAGGTTGTTTTTCCAGAAAACTATCATGCTGAGGACTTAGCTGGTGCACCTGTTACTTTCAAGGTGAGAGTGAATGAAATTACACGCAAACAGATTGCTGAACTCGATGATGAATTCGCAAAAACTATTAGTGATTTCAACACAATAGCTGAATTAAAAGAAGACGTTAGAAAAGTATTATTGGCAAGAAAAGAAGCTACTGCGAATAAGTACAAGCGAGAACAACTCGTTAAACAAGCAGTGAATAATGCTACTTTCGAACTCGATGAACAGATGATTGATGCAGAAGTTAAAAGAATGGTTCGCGACTTCGAAAACCAAGCAAAAGCTCATGGCACTACACTTGAGGGCTATCTTGAACAAACGAATCAGACCTTAGAAAGTTTTGAGACACAATTTAGAGACGAAGCTCAGAATCGACTTGAATCTCATCTTGTATTGCAAGAGATAGCAAGTGTAGAAAATATAGAAGTTACAGAAGACGAGATAAACAATGAAGTGCTCGTGATTGCTAAAACATATAATAAACAACCTGAGGAAATTCAAGCATTACTTGAAAACAAAGACAATGCCAATTCTCTGAAAAGCGAATTAGCTATGCGTAAAGCCGAAGCGCTTCTCGTTGAACATAGTGAAAGCAAATAA
- a CDS encoding AAA domain-containing protein, translating to MVNTTDMMTKYFRSAVAAQANIGIDFKIDDFYQTNMESLIEGEIDSPICATIFQDINKKEEANGKKVPNEKSHLNIILCAKTIKTIFEANEKAKDEIEELTGIYFIPAILNHDGKLSCNVSDKKLPWFPREYLEPMIEPKLAIGKAESVDSFMSNHVAEISKINSWKSYIVFTKKLYEFVAESAFENNEVRSLDTQESNLELDKNVYIFIDKSINSTYHIMKLYNHISNNHSEKKLYEKFMLTKLEETVPLINDDIEAMKLHVGQMGGEYPLSCSQREAINHFNIMEEGEILAINGPPGTGKTTLLQSIVADMFVKRAINKDKPPIIVATSTNNQAVTNIIDSFGKIDNTGMFNLENRWITNVDSFATYFPSVSQAKKGINNNYQFTNQKGEYFVENVDNEGNLTNSKVNLIKECSEYFDSDFNDVYACQNRLHEELVTLDNCKKSLLYIVQEADRFQLNGQPIDKYIIQLEEKTEALRAEISSYRQRVDEWKKCYYKIPFIYRILKFIRMFSKKIELEFRLHINEQEQDYITENMDFEQILERYSQLITAKLKKLSLTKEKRDRLISVKDKYDREIETLNRHKVIVHANDVNKYKLDLNTINHLLDTSIRYTEFWLAVHYFECRWVNGEYALTEKQKGKNYENVLQQFYTRLSMITPCLVMTFFVLPSQFQAYGDQKSFYMYNFIDLLIVDEAGQVSPEIAACSFSLAKKAVVVGDINQIEPVWSVNRALDKALAISNRVIQKESEFELLDVTGLNSSSSSVMQVAASSCKYEKYGEKGLFLSEHRRCYDEIIAYCNQLVYKGRLEPKRGSGRQDEKAAIKALPQMGFRQIDSKQSSKKGSSRYNREEAKEIAIWLMENFEALKTAYNENDLKNLVGIITPFKAQVHCLQAEVKNHLAKHAKHIEIGTVHTFQGGEKKIIIMSTVYGELDGCFFIDNNKSLMNVAVSRAKDHFWIFGDTECLKDNKSSASGLLKYYIKGNELKD from the coding sequence ATGGTCAATACAACAGATATGATGACAAAATATTTCCGTAGCGCTGTAGCTGCACAAGCGAACATAGGAATCGACTTTAAAATTGATGATTTTTATCAGACTAATATGGAATCATTAATAGAAGGGGAAATAGATTCTCCTATATGCGCTACTATTTTTCAAGATATAAACAAAAAAGAAGAAGCTAACGGAAAAAAAGTCCCTAATGAAAAATCACACCTAAACATTATACTTTGTGCCAAAACTATAAAAACAATCTTTGAGGCTAATGAAAAAGCAAAGGATGAAATAGAAGAACTTACTGGCATATATTTTATTCCTGCTATTTTGAATCATGATGGGAAATTATCATGTAATGTGAGTGACAAAAAGCTACCATGGTTTCCGAGAGAGTATTTAGAACCAATGATTGAACCTAAATTAGCAATAGGTAAAGCAGAGAGTGTAGATTCGTTTATGAGTAATCATGTAGCTGAAATCAGCAAAATTAATTCATGGAAAAGCTATATCGTGTTTACAAAAAAATTATATGAATTTGTTGCTGAATCAGCTTTTGAGAATAATGAAGTGCGCAGTCTAGATACTCAGGAATCAAATCTTGAACTCGATAAAAACGTATATATCTTCATTGATAAGTCGATAAATTCAACATACCATATCATGAAATTGTACAATCATATATCCAACAATCACAGTGAAAAAAAGCTTTATGAAAAGTTTATGTTAACCAAGTTAGAAGAAACAGTACCACTAATTAACGATGATATAGAAGCTATGAAATTGCATGTTGGTCAAATGGGTGGGGAATATCCTTTGTCGTGCTCACAGAGAGAAGCCATAAACCATTTTAACATCATGGAAGAAGGCGAAATACTAGCAATTAATGGCCCACCAGGGACAGGGAAAACGACGTTACTACAATCAATAGTTGCCGATATGTTCGTAAAAAGAGCTATAAATAAAGATAAACCGCCAATAATAGTCGCTACATCAACGAATAATCAGGCAGTTACGAACATAATAGATTCTTTTGGAAAGATAGATAATACTGGAATGTTTAATCTGGAAAACAGATGGATTACTAACGTGGACAGTTTTGCAACCTATTTCCCCTCTGTATCCCAAGCGAAGAAGGGAATAAATAATAATTACCAATTTACCAATCAGAAAGGTGAATATTTCGTAGAAAATGTAGATAATGAGGGGAATCTAACAAACTCAAAAGTTAATCTAATAAAGGAATGCAGTGAGTATTTTGATAGTGATTTCAATGATGTTTATGCATGTCAAAATAGGCTCCATGAAGAACTGGTTACACTTGATAATTGTAAAAAGTCATTACTATATATCGTTCAAGAAGCCGATAGATTTCAGTTAAATGGACAACCAATTGATAAATATATAATACAATTAGAAGAAAAGACAGAAGCACTAAGAGCTGAAATATCTAGTTATCGACAACGAGTTGATGAATGGAAAAAATGTTACTATAAGATTCCCTTTATCTATAGAATCTTAAAATTCATAAGAATGTTTTCTAAGAAAATAGAATTGGAATTTCGTCTTCATATTAATGAACAAGAGCAAGATTATATTACGGAAAATATGGACTTCGAACAAATTTTAGAGCGTTATAGCCAGTTGATAACTGCTAAATTGAAAAAACTATCTTTAACAAAAGAGAAAAGAGATAGGCTTATTAGTGTTAAAGACAAATACGATAGAGAAATAGAAACTTTAAATAGACATAAGGTAATAGTACATGCGAATGATGTGAATAAATATAAGCTGGACTTAAATACAATAAATCATTTGCTCGATACTAGTATAAGATATACGGAGTTTTGGCTTGCGGTTCACTATTTTGAATGCAGATGGGTTAACGGTGAATATGCTTTAACAGAAAAGCAAAAAGGCAAGAATTATGAGAATGTGCTGCAACAGTTTTACACAAGACTATCTATGATAACTCCTTGTCTAGTCATGACGTTTTTCGTACTGCCAAGTCAATTTCAAGCTTATGGAGACCAAAAGAGTTTCTATATGTATAATTTTATCGACCTGTTGATCGTAGATGAAGCGGGCCAAGTATCTCCAGAAATTGCAGCATGTTCCTTTTCATTGGCTAAGAAAGCAGTGGTTGTTGGTGATATAAACCAGATTGAACCAGTATGGAGCGTCAATCGAGCATTAGATAAAGCGCTAGCTATATCAAATCGCGTTATTCAAAAAGAAAGTGAATTCGAACTTCTTGATGTGACGGGACTAAATAGCTCCAGTTCCAGTGTTATGCAGGTCGCAGCATCATCGTGCAAATACGAAAAATACGGAGAAAAAGGACTTTTTTTAAGTGAACATCGTCGTTGCTATGATGAGATAATAGCGTATTGTAATCAGTTGGTATATAAAGGAAGACTAGAACCTAAAAGAGGCTCGGGGAGACAAGATGAAAAAGCGGCTATTAAAGCGCTACCTCAAATGGGCTTTAGACAAATAGATTCCAAACAATCAAGTAAAAAAGGTAGTAGTAGATACAATCGAGAGGAAGCAAAAGAAATTGCAATTTGGTTAATGGAGAATTTTGAAGCTTTGAAAACAGCGTATAATGAAAATGATTTAAAAAACCTAGTAGGAATTATTACTCCGTTTAAAGCCCAAGTTCATTGTCTACAAGCCGAGGTTAAAAATCATTTAGCAAAGCATGCAAAACATATCGAAATTGGAACTGTCCATACTTTCCAAGGTGGGGAAAAGAAAATCATAATTATGTCAACTGTATACGGGGAGTTGGACGGGTGTTTTTTCATCGATAACAATAAAAGTCTAATGAATGTCGCCGTTTCACGTGCCAAAGACCATTTCTGGATATTTGGTGATACTGAGTGTTTGAAAGATAATAAAAGTAGCGCAAGTGGGCTGTTGAAATATTATATTAAGGGTAATGAATTAAAAGATTGA
- a CDS encoding ATP-binding protein, with protein MGELFLHRLRSKIRFRSIRTAFIVTFIAPFLLAGSFLTMIVLQGSREAVDDVIVELRETIFDLVDNELTSKLSEANRLNRTHSQSWYRGQLLLHEQTSRERYFVTALESLPNAAMTFIGLEDGQFYGARRMTTGEIEVVRNNQQTGQASEYYSISELGDGEELVARFENFDPRVRPWYMKAKESKGPVYSDIYSHFVFQEPTITASMPIYNNDELVGVFGVDLLLTWLGETLRELPIGTNGCVFIVDQNGKVIATSTEDSIFRVVDNTSVLIKAAESNSEIIRHICQLPEESFDARSPYVKILDNTYLINKGEFQEYGLNWDIYIALAGDDFLQQMNYTVSRVLLQIALFIGVFIGFAFWFSNRTTKPIIELNEAAKKLANGEFSKIKVDEGLDEIAELTKSFNLMGIQLTGLVSHLESEVQNRTAELQNALEAKSEFLANMSHEIRSPMNVIIGMSELVLESDLKSENREYVTMVNESAKMLLSVINQILDYSKMEAGRLTLNKAPFSLQAAIDQVVKIHSFTIREYNIEVITIHDQQIPEWLIGDKARLQQVLINLIGNAIKFTDQGSITVSTEILEQDNQNARIKISVQDTGIGIPANKIDNLFQSFSQVDSSLARKYEGTGLGLAISQKLINMMGGQIEVITEVGQGSTFYFTLEFQKTTAPESDLNIKSSQGTDVQKTQDPDLQYNEQPASILLVEDKKMNQRLAKVVLEKMGWQVSIAENGKQALDMLETESFDLILMDIQMPVMDGIETTKRIRRLSTSKPELALIPIIAMTANVMEGDKEKCLEIGMNDYISKPFVREQVYQIIKKNLPPR; from the coding sequence ATGGGAGAATTATTTTTACACAGGTTACGTAGTAAGATTCGCTTCCGATCAATTCGTACTGCATTTATTGTGACTTTTATTGCCCCCTTTTTACTAGCGGGCTCATTTTTGACTATGATTGTTCTACAAGGAAGTCGGGAAGCAGTAGATGATGTTATAGTTGAATTACGAGAAACCATCTTTGATCTTGTTGATAATGAACTAACCTCTAAGCTTTCAGAAGCCAATCGCTTGAATAGGACCCATAGCCAATCTTGGTATCGTGGGCAATTGCTTTTGCATGAGCAGACTTCCCGTGAGCGCTATTTTGTTACAGCCTTAGAGAGCTTGCCCAATGCAGCTATGACGTTTATAGGCTTAGAAGACGGCCAATTTTATGGTGCGAGAAGAATGACCACTGGAGAAATAGAAGTTGTTAGGAACAACCAACAAACAGGACAAGCTTCCGAATACTATAGCATATCGGAACTAGGCGACGGCGAAGAATTGGTTGCACGTTTTGAGAATTTCGACCCGCGTGTCAGACCTTGGTATATGAAAGCAAAAGAATCAAAAGGCCCAGTATATAGTGACATATACAGCCATTTTGTATTTCAAGAGCCAACAATCACCGCAAGTATGCCCATATATAATAATGATGAACTAGTAGGAGTCTTTGGTGTTGATTTATTACTTACCTGGTTAGGGGAGACTTTACGTGAGCTACCGATTGGCACCAATGGATGTGTATTTATTGTTGATCAAAACGGAAAGGTTATAGCGACATCGACCGAGGATAGCATATTCCGTGTTGTAGATAACACCTCTGTGCTAATTAAGGCAGCAGAATCAAACAGTGAAATTATTCGACATATATGTCAATTGCCAGAGGAGTCTTTTGATGCTAGAAGCCCATATGTGAAAATATTAGATAATACATACCTGATTAACAAAGGTGAATTCCAAGAGTATGGACTCAATTGGGATATATATATAGCGTTAGCTGGGGACGATTTTCTCCAACAAATGAATTATACGGTGAGTCGTGTGCTATTACAGATTGCATTGTTTATTGGGGTTTTCATTGGATTTGCTTTTTGGTTCTCTAATCGGACAACCAAACCAATTATCGAACTGAATGAAGCTGCCAAAAAACTAGCGAATGGTGAATTCTCCAAAATTAAGGTAGACGAAGGCCTCGACGAAATTGCTGAATTAACCAAATCATTCAACCTCATGGGCATACAATTAACAGGATTAGTATCCCATCTAGAAAGTGAAGTTCAGAATCGAACAGCTGAGTTACAAAATGCACTAGAAGCTAAATCTGAATTCTTAGCTAACATGAGTCATGAAATTCGTTCGCCGATGAATGTTATTATTGGTATGTCAGAGCTCGTACTGGAATCAGACTTAAAATCAGAAAATCGGGAATATGTCACAATGGTTAACGAATCAGCAAAGATGTTACTTAGCGTAATCAATCAAATCTTAGACTACTCGAAGATGGAAGCGGGACGTCTGACGTTAAACAAAGCACCGTTTTCGCTGCAAGCAGCTATTGATCAGGTGGTTAAGATACATTCCTTTACGATTAGAGAATATAATATCGAGGTCATCACAATACATGATCAACAAATACCAGAGTGGCTCATAGGGGACAAAGCTCGCTTGCAGCAGGTACTAATTAACTTGATTGGCAACGCAATTAAGTTTACTGACCAGGGAAGCATTACCGTTTCTACTGAAATTTTGGAGCAAGATAATCAAAATGCTAGAATAAAAATTAGTGTTCAAGACACAGGCATTGGAATCCCTGCTAATAAAATAGACAACCTGTTCCAAAGCTTTAGTCAGGTGGATAGCTCCTTAGCGAGGAAATATGAAGGAACAGGTCTTGGACTAGCCATATCGCAAAAACTCATTAATATGATGGGTGGGCAGATTGAAGTCATAACTGAAGTAGGCCAGGGGAGTACCTTCTACTTTACGCTCGAATTTCAGAAGACAACTGCGCCAGAATCTGATTTAAATATCAAGTCTAGTCAAGGCACAGATGTTCAGAAGACTCAGGACCCAGATTTACAATATAATGAGCAGCCAGCATCAATCCTCTTAGTGGAAGACAAGAAAATGAATCAACGATTAGCGAAAGTCGTCTTAGAAAAAATGGGCTGGCAGGTGTCTATTGCAGAAAATGGGAAACAAGCACTTGATATGCTAGAGACAGAAAGCTTTGATCTTATTCTTATGGATATCCAAATGCCAGTAATGGATGGGATAGAGACAACGAAACGGATAAGAAGGCTTAGTACTTCAAAGCCAGAACTAGCTCTTATTCCAATCATCGCCATGACAGCTAACGTCATGGAAGGAGATAAAGAAAAATGCTTAGAGATTGGTATGAACGACTATATCTCCAAGCCATTTGTACGGGAACAAGTTTATCAAATAATAAAGAAAAACTTGCCACCAAGGTAA
- a CDS encoding copper amine oxidase N-terminal domain-containing protein: MKKKTFITATLTAMLAVSSPLYAGATLTQIALPISQPSTENTEQQQISISHIYETKAEALAINIDGEQIISLLVKELGNYESEILFKVFEDTIFVDNEQGIPANPREISEGDIIYIYGSSAMTRSLPPQSNTFVVLTNLDKKSPARFIEAKEVTIDDKGNAFVIDAAGNYNIHIEDETPIIPYKTRQFVHISDIVNDSRILVWSEIMALSHPAMVPANKVMLLPDKSEAQEVLTDSIIISTKAGVFSINGQEVHPLTGETMFKNDDGVLMVPVRSIAESFGFDVEWKQESLSVSLFRGAQTGTLTIDSKSYGKQKMLVHLDTAPLIVNNRTHVPVDFLREVLNVDVTINDSEV, encoded by the coding sequence ATGAAAAAGAAAACATTTATCACAGCGACCTTAACTGCAATGTTGGCAGTAAGCTCGCCACTATATGCAGGGGCTACACTTACTCAAATAGCGTTGCCAATCTCACAACCAAGCACTGAAAATACAGAACAGCAACAAATATCAATATCTCATATTTACGAGACTAAAGCTGAGGCGCTAGCTATTAATATTGATGGCGAACAAATTATTAGCTTACTAGTAAAAGAGCTAGGTAACTATGAAAGTGAAATTCTGTTCAAAGTATTTGAGGATACAATCTTTGTCGACAATGAACAAGGAATTCCTGCTAATCCAAGGGAAATATCTGAAGGTGACATAATATATATCTATGGTTCATCAGCAATGACGCGCAGTCTGCCACCGCAATCAAATACCTTTGTTGTGTTAACAAACCTAGATAAGAAGTCGCCTGCTCGTTTCATTGAAGCAAAAGAAGTGACTATTGATGACAAAGGCAATGCTTTTGTCATTGATGCAGCTGGCAATTACAACATTCATATCGAAGACGAGACTCCTATTATACCTTATAAAACCCGCCAATTCGTACATATCTCTGATATCGTTAATGACAGTAGGATTCTTGTATGGTCAGAGATTATGGCTTTGAGTCATCCTGCTATGGTTCCTGCAAATAAAGTTATGCTGTTGCCAGATAAGTCCGAAGCACAGGAAGTTCTCACAGACTCAATTATTATATCCACTAAAGCTGGAGTGTTTTCAATTAACGGGCAGGAAGTTCATCCTTTAACTGGCGAAACTATGTTTAAAAATGACGATGGTGTCTTAATGGTGCCAGTGCGCTCGATTGCTGAGAGCTTTGGATTTGATGTGGAATGGAAGCAAGAAAGCCTTAGTGTAAGTCTGTTTCGCGGTGCTCAGACTGGTACACTAACAATCGACAGTAAAAGCTATGGCAAACAGAAAATGCTCGTACATCTTGATACCGCACCATTGATTGTCAATAATCGGACGCATGTGCCTGTTGATTTTTTACGCGAAGTATTAAATGTTGATGTTACAATTAACGATAGTGAGGTGTAG
- a CDS encoding vWA domain-containing protein translates to MTNQSSEARKVIVNDMTELIFVLDRSGSMGGLENVTISGFNELVQQQRYLGETLVTAVLFDDQYEILWNGIPADEAKLTRGHYYVRGTTALLDAVGKTILDVGQRLSRTPEQNRPAKVIVVITTDGMENASREFTYKKVKELINHQQEKYSWEFIFMGANIDAAAEATNLGIQEDSAYGFQASHEGIEVMYNTVCEALSEKRRS, encoded by the coding sequence ATGACCAACCAATCAAGTGAAGCAAGAAAGGTAATTGTGAACGACATGACTGAACTAATCTTTGTATTAGACAGAAGCGGCTCAATGGGTGGACTAGAGAATGTTACGATTAGTGGTTTTAATGAGCTAGTTCAACAACAAAGGTACTTGGGGGAAACGCTTGTAACCGCCGTTTTGTTTGACGATCAATATGAGATTCTATGGAACGGTATCCCTGCAGACGAAGCAAAGCTTACAAGGGGGCATTACTATGTGCGCGGAACGACAGCTCTACTAGATGCTGTAGGCAAAACAATCTTAGACGTAGGGCAACGTTTATCTCGTACCCCTGAACAGAATCGTCCAGCAAAAGTCATTGTCGTGATTACTACTGATGGTATGGAAAACGCTAGTCGCGAGTTCACCTACAAAAAAGTCAAAGAATTAATCAACCATCAGCAGGAGAAATATAGCTGGGAATTCATCTTTATGGGTGCAAACATTGACGCCGCTGCAGAAGCTACTAATCTCGGTATTCAAGAAGACAGTGCTTACGGCTTCCAAGCCTCTCATGAAGGAATAGAAGTCATGTACAACACAGTATGCGAAGCCTTGTCCGAAAAACGCAGAAGTTAG
- a CDS encoding RtcB family protein, whose product MQVINGQYNIAKVFTSQLDEVTKAQVEELCNQEFFAESQISIMPDCHAGMGCVIGTTMTIKDKVVPNLVGVDIGCGLQVIKLAEISIDFAALDIFIRKQIPHGFAINQKAKADELVLIERLRCFTSFPKAAKEFNRAIGSLGGGNHFIEVNVDEHNNKYLVIHSGSRNLGHQIATYYQKKAFEYHKQIGNSHESSKTSKIPKELCYLEGDLMKDYLHDMSIAQQYASINRDTIGRRIVTEFLKLDYDQLTKFETIHNYIDREHNILRKGAISAQEGEQVIIPINMRDGSVIAIGKGNPDWNYSAPHGAGRIMSRAAAKQAINFEDFKNSMSGIWSTSIKTSTIDEAPMVYKPMEVILEDAKDTIEISHFIKSIYNFKSS is encoded by the coding sequence ATACAAGTAATTAATGGACAATACAATATTGCAAAAGTTTTTACAAGCCAGCTTGACGAAGTTACTAAGGCGCAGGTTGAGGAGCTCTGTAATCAAGAATTCTTTGCTGAAAGTCAAATTAGCATTATGCCTGATTGTCATGCAGGCATGGGCTGCGTAATTGGTACGACCATGACTATCAAAGACAAAGTAGTACCAAATCTCGTCGGTGTGGATATTGGCTGCGGGTTACAGGTAATCAAACTAGCAGAGATATCGATAGATTTTGCAGCTCTTGATATATTCATTCGCAAGCAAATTCCTCATGGTTTTGCTATTAACCAGAAAGCTAAGGCAGACGAGTTAGTTTTGATTGAACGACTTCGTTGTTTTACGAGCTTTCCAAAGGCAGCGAAAGAATTTAACCGTGCTATCGGCAGTTTAGGTGGGGGTAATCATTTCATAGAAGTAAATGTCGACGAGCATAATAATAAATATCTAGTTATCCATAGTGGGAGTCGTAATCTCGGACACCAGATTGCAACCTATTATCAGAAGAAAGCGTTTGAATACCATAAGCAAATAGGTAATTCTCATGAAAGTTCAAAAACTAGTAAAATCCCTAAAGAGCTCTGCTACCTTGAAGGAGACCTGATGAAAGACTACCTGCATGATATGAGTATCGCTCAGCAGTACGCCTCAATCAATCGTGACACTATCGGTAGACGCATCGTGACGGAGTTTCTAAAGCTAGATTATGACCAGCTTACGAAGTTTGAAACCATCCACAATTATATCGATAGGGAGCATAACATCCTTCGCAAAGGAGCAATCTCCGCACAAGAGGGAGAGCAAGTTATTATCCCAATCAATATGCGAGATGGTAGCGTCATTGCCATAGGCAAAGGAAATCCTGATTGGAACTACTCAGCGCCCCATGGAGCTGGCAGAATAATGAGCAGAGCGGCAGCGAAACAAGCCATCAACTTTGAGGATTTCAAAAATAGCATGTCAGGAATCTGGTCGACATCAATTAAAACAAGCACAATCGACGAAGCACCGATGGTCTACAAACCTATGGAAGTTATTTTAGAAGACGCAAAAGATACTATTGAAATCTCGCACTTCATTAAGTCTATATATAACTTCAAATCTAGTTAA
- a CDS encoding deoxyribodipyrimidine photo-lyase: MIQRERIINKVAIDIQKPATGPIIYWMERDQRVEENWAIIYGLEQARKHQVPLIVSCILASANYEQLSTRQQQFMLTGLKELEQQLFNLNIQFILQTGEPITYIPELIKQTQASMLITDFNPLRYRQQWNEKLIQLLDVPIIEVDAHNVIPCWIASNKQEYGAYTIRPKIHRLLSLYLTDFPKLQPNSYGERLQYLNSAMQELDNFINNKLQYYNQRRNAQQQMHNLTYHHTCTLDNYQRSASHGKCCIVMPVKIIKMHS, encoded by the coding sequence ATGATTCAGAGAGAACGAATAATCAACAAAGTTGCTATAGACATTCAAAAACCAGCAACAGGCCCAATCATCTACTGGATGGAGCGGGACCAACGTGTAGAAGAGAACTGGGCTATCATATATGGACTGGAGCAAGCGCGCAAGCATCAAGTTCCATTAATCGTGAGCTGTATACTCGCATCTGCTAACTATGAGCAATTATCTACTAGACAACAGCAATTCATGCTAACAGGGCTAAAAGAACTAGAACAACAGCTATTCAATCTAAATATTCAGTTCATCCTACAAACTGGAGAACCAATAACATACATTCCAGAATTGATAAAGCAGACCCAGGCCTCCATGCTCATTACCGACTTCAATCCGCTTAGATACCGTCAACAGTGGAATGAAAAGCTCATTCAACTACTAGATGTTCCAATCATAGAAGTAGATGCACATAACGTAATACCTTGTTGGATTGCTTCAAACAAGCAAGAATATGGCGCATACACTATCAGGCCTAAGATTCACCGACTACTATCACTTTATCTAACAGATTTTCCTAAGCTGCAGCCAAATTCATACGGAGAAAGACTTCAATATCTTAATTCGGCTATGCAGGAACTAGATAACTTTATTAACAACAAATTGCAATATTACAATCAACGGCGTAACGCCCAACAGCAGATGCACAATCTAACCTATCACCATACTTGCACTTTGGACAACTATCAGCGCAGCGCGTCGCATGGAAAGTGCTGCATAGTGATGCCAGTGAAGATAATAAAGATGCATTCCTAG